A stretch of the Planctomycetota bacterium genome encodes the following:
- a CDS encoding UDPGP type 1 family protein translates to MSLDAKLNDIGQGHLVGKPGVAEQLAPLDLGLLAELAASHVVNKPELHLPAKIEPVQTYPRVPDASREAEYAEAERVGKQLLKDGKVAAFLVAGGQGTRLGYDGPKGEYPVTPIKNKPLFQVFAEQLLAHSKHAGKSIPWYIMTSSVNDAPTRAFFEKHNHFGYPAGDVVFFQQGMMPAFGTDGKMLLASDDSLALSPDGHGGSLMALHKSGALADMKSRGIEHLSYFQVDNPMVHCIDPLFLGLHATTGSEMSSKGLAKAFAKEKVGNFCVADGKLAVIEYSDLPDELAEQTNADGSLKFNAGSIAIHALRVDFIERLTASGRLDLIWHRADKKVPHVGDPDPQTPNAVKLEQFVFDAIPLAETAIVLETSREEEFSPVKNAEGNDSPATSRRDQIRRAARWLRTAGVEVPEANGEPDATLEISPLFAVDVEETKTKDLPPTPIQSGAVVYFGD, encoded by the coding sequence ATGAGCCTCGACGCCAAACTCAACGACATCGGACAAGGTCACCTCGTCGGCAAGCCGGGCGTGGCGGAGCAGCTTGCGCCGCTGGACCTGGGCCTGCTCGCGGAGTTGGCCGCGTCGCATGTGGTGAACAAGCCGGAGCTGCACCTGCCGGCGAAGATCGAGCCGGTGCAAACGTATCCGCGCGTGCCGGACGCCAGTCGTGAGGCCGAGTACGCCGAGGCCGAACGTGTCGGGAAGCAACTGCTCAAGGACGGCAAGGTCGCGGCGTTCCTCGTCGCCGGCGGCCAAGGCACGCGCCTCGGCTACGACGGCCCCAAGGGCGAGTACCCCGTCACCCCCATCAAGAACAAGCCGCTCTTCCAGGTCTTCGCCGAACAACTGCTCGCCCACTCGAAGCACGCGGGCAAAAGCATCCCGTGGTACATCATGACCTCCAGCGTCAACGACGCACCGACGCGGGCGTTCTTCGAGAAGCACAACCACTTCGGCTACCCCGCCGGCGACGTCGTCTTCTTCCAGCAGGGCATGATGCCCGCCTTCGGCACAGACGGGAAAATGCTGCTCGCCTCCGACGATTCGCTCGCGCTGAGCCCTGACGGCCACGGCGGCTCGCTCATGGCCCTGCACAAGTCCGGCGCGCTCGCGGACATGAAGTCACGCGGCATCGAGCACCTGTCCTACTTCCAGGTCGACAACCCCATGGTCCACTGCATCGACCCGCTGTTCCTGGGCCTTCACGCGACCACCGGCAGCGAGATGTCGAGCAAGGGACTGGCCAAGGCGTTCGCGAAGGAAAAGGTCGGCAACTTCTGCGTCGCCGACGGCAAGCTCGCGGTCATCGAGTACTCCGACCTGCCCGACGAGTTGGCCGAGCAGACCAACGCCGACGGCAGCCTGAAGTTCAACGCCGGCTCTATCGCGATCCACGCCCTGCGGGTCGACTTCATCGAACGCCTCACCGCGTCGGGCCGGCTCGACCTGATCTGGCACCGGGCCGACAAGAAAGTCCCGCACGTCGGCGACCCCGACCCGCAGACGCCCAATGCCGTGAAGCTCGAACAGTTCGTCTTCGACGCGATCCCGCTGGCCGAGACCGCGATCGTGCTGGAGACGTCCCGCGAGGAAGAATTCAGCCCGGTGAAGAACGCAGAGGGCAACGACAGTCCCGCCACCAGCCGCCGCGACCAGATCCGCCGCGCCGCCCGCTGGCTACGCACCGCCGGCGTCGAAGTCCCCGAAGCGAATGGCGAACCCGACGCGACACTGGAGATCAGCCCCCTCTTCGCCGTCGACGTCGAGGAGACCAAGACGAAAGACCTGCCCCCCACCCCGATCCAAAGCGGCGCGGTGGTGTACTTCGGCGACTGA
- the ccsA gene encoding cytochrome c biogenesis protein CcsA — translation MRVHNCLLLTMLVCTLSLLSQGAWAQTSNGSTSDRSAFMEAVDVGPVKLLSVQDRQTIKTFDTFARGRIAEITGKRRIDGREPVFTVLDMAYRPDLYSGRNLIKVKHLPLRLELAELPFLTTEEADRLRQEGTISLLFFIRSEVQDYLEAQQASAMHKADAINKLGFQAAMLDELLGAKEFRDRDIFPPVALIPPATEDDQIWKRQGDVVGNVPLMVGARAEAGLSSPDPLPGYDGQRLQNLVLPTLELLTGWNQENATQVNGALAEIAQVVPGIVPERYPAESKRKAELLYNRYGTSLGMILGSALYIGATVFLLMAARVLGPKLRIVGLTMFIAAFLLHTAAIGIRWWLVEKSHGDWFHAIPIKNQFESVMFSAWFGALIGLILEFWKGKGLFAAAAGFVGALSLTALFTVPFVFNFEIGGQISQVQGVLMSYWLYIHVTIVCASYALIGMSFAMGVAWLFGRFVLGRTLPQLAALDQCHITVMQLAFWMLGIGIIFGAVWADMSWGRPWGWDPKETFALVTWIVYLMIVHVRIITPKKALWTSVLAIIGFAIMLFNWIGVNYFMVGLHSYA, via the coding sequence ATGCGTGTCCATAACTGCCTGCTGCTCACGATGCTGGTCTGCACCTTGTCCCTTCTTTCACAAGGGGCATGGGCGCAGACATCCAACGGGTCAACGTCCGACCGATCGGCGTTCATGGAGGCGGTCGACGTGGGGCCGGTCAAGTTGTTGAGCGTCCAAGACCGGCAGACGATCAAGACGTTCGACACGTTTGCCCGCGGACGGATCGCCGAGATCACCGGCAAGCGGCGTATTGATGGCCGGGAGCCGGTCTTCACCGTGCTCGACATGGCCTACCGCCCGGACCTGTACTCCGGACGCAACCTGATCAAGGTCAAGCACCTGCCGCTCCGACTGGAGTTGGCCGAGTTGCCGTTCCTTACCACCGAGGAAGCCGATCGGTTGCGCCAGGAAGGCACGATCTCGCTTTTGTTTTTCATCCGCTCCGAGGTGCAGGATTACCTCGAAGCACAGCAGGCATCGGCGATGCACAAGGCCGACGCGATCAACAAGCTCGGTTTCCAGGCCGCGATGCTCGACGAACTGTTGGGAGCAAAAGAGTTCCGCGACCGGGACATCTTCCCGCCGGTCGCGCTGATCCCGCCGGCGACCGAAGATGACCAAATCTGGAAACGGCAGGGCGACGTGGTGGGCAACGTGCCGTTGATGGTCGGTGCCCGTGCCGAGGCCGGGCTGAGTTCCCCCGACCCACTGCCCGGCTACGACGGTCAACGCCTGCAAAATCTCGTGCTCCCCACGCTCGAGTTGCTCACCGGCTGGAACCAGGAGAACGCGACGCAGGTCAACGGTGCCTTGGCGGAGATCGCGCAGGTCGTGCCGGGGATCGTTCCCGAACGCTACCCGGCTGAATCCAAACGCAAAGCCGAACTGCTCTACAACCGCTACGGCACGTCGCTGGGCATGATCCTCGGCTCGGCGCTGTACATCGGCGCGACGGTGTTCCTGCTGATGGCCGCGCGCGTACTCGGGCCCAAGCTACGCATCGTCGGACTCACGATGTTCATCGCGGCGTTCCTGCTCCACACCGCCGCGATCGGTATTCGCTGGTGGCTTGTCGAAAAGTCGCACGGCGACTGGTTCCACGCCATTCCCATCAAGAATCAGTTCGAGTCCGTCATGTTCAGCGCGTGGTTCGGCGCACTCATCGGGCTGATCCTCGAGTTCTGGAAGGGCAAGGGCCTTTTCGCCGCCGCGGCCGGGTTCGTCGGGGCGCTCTCGCTCACGGCCTTGTTCACCGTGCCGTTTGTCTTCAACTTCGAGATCGGCGGGCAGATCAGCCAGGTTCAGGGTGTGCTCATGTCCTACTGGCTCTACATCCACGTCACCATCGTCTGCGCGAGTTACGCTCTGATCGGGATGAGCTTCGCGATGGGTGTGGCGTGGCTATTCGGCAGGTTCGTGTTGGGCCGCACGCTTCCGCAGTTGGCCGCGCTGGACCAGTGCCACATCACCGTCATGCAGCTGGCGTTCTGGATGCTGGGCATCGGGATCATCTTCGGTGCCGTCTGGGCCGACATGTCCTGGGGCCGCCCGTGGGGTTGGGACCCGAAAGAGACCTTCGCCCTGGTGACGTGGATCGTTTACTTGATGATCGTCCACGTCCGTATCATCACACCGAAGAAAGCGTTGTGGACGAGCGTGCTGGCGATCATCGGCTTCGCGATCATGCTCTTCAACTGGATCGGCGTGAACTACTTCATGGTCGGGCTCCATAGTTACGCTTGA
- a CDS encoding methyl-accepting chemotaxis protein: protein MHLGIKMWLAGVGAIAATVVVGLFVQRSVIRDQGIELTRDAMRGAVLEAENVREAMSELQENDVFDRQKLIKEVDAGVPLRETQLYKTVPIVAAWQSIAALAEEEGYDFRVPKFQPRNPDNEPTDDEAAILNQLRETGAEDYFRIDEEANQMVYARPIHLTQDCLACHGDPATSRTGDGRDVLGFEMEGWEVGDMRGAFVLRADMDRVDSVVAAGFTRALLWMGPVFLFVAAGIWWLNRALIMKPIGRVVSALTDASTRTRVASGQIAASSEALAQGTTEQAAALEETGSAVAEIDSTARDNGTRTQSANDLASKSRSAATAGADSMRELDQTINQIKQQADATGEIITRIESIAQQTNLLALNAAVEAARAGEAGKGFAVVAEEVRSLATQASDAAKETEQLLLQSNAAADQGVERARRAAEAIGEINADVETLTSLLGEVADATTGQATSVTQTNTAIEEMNQVTQQNAAVAEESSTAAKELSHQAEKLDTVVAELATMVGTVTTPSPTRAAA from the coding sequence ATGCATCTGGGTATCAAAATGTGGCTGGCAGGGGTCGGGGCGATCGCGGCAACCGTCGTCGTCGGGCTTTTCGTGCAACGCTCGGTCATCCGCGATCAGGGCATCGAGCTGACCCGTGACGCGATGCGCGGCGCGGTGCTCGAAGCGGAAAACGTCCGCGAGGCCATGAGCGAACTGCAAGAGAACGATGTGTTCGATCGGCAGAAACTCATCAAGGAAGTCGACGCCGGCGTGCCGTTGCGCGAGACGCAGCTGTACAAAACCGTGCCGATCGTCGCCGCCTGGCAGAGCATCGCGGCGCTTGCCGAGGAGGAAGGCTACGACTTCCGCGTGCCCAAGTTCCAGCCACGCAACCCCGACAACGAGCCGACCGACGACGAAGCGGCCATTCTGAACCAGCTGCGTGAAACCGGGGCCGAGGACTACTTCCGTATTGACGAAGAAGCCAACCAGATGGTCTACGCCCGGCCGATCCACCTGACCCAGGACTGCCTCGCCTGTCACGGCGATCCGGCCACCAGCCGCACCGGCGACGGCAGGGACGTGCTCGGTTTCGAAATGGAAGGCTGGGAAGTCGGCGACATGCGCGGCGCGTTCGTTTTGCGTGCGGACATGGATCGCGTCGACAGCGTCGTCGCCGCCGGGTTTACAAGGGCACTGCTGTGGATGGGGCCGGTGTTCCTGTTCGTCGCAGCCGGCATCTGGTGGCTCAACCGGGCCTTGATCATGAAGCCGATCGGACGCGTTGTGTCAGCATTGACTGATGCCTCGACCCGCACCCGTGTCGCCAGCGGGCAGATCGCCGCGAGCAGCGAGGCGCTTGCCCAGGGCACGACCGAACAGGCGGCCGCGTTGGAGGAGACCGGCTCGGCGGTAGCCGAGATCGACAGCACCGCCCGCGACAACGGCACCCGCACCCAATCCGCCAACGACTTGGCCAGCAAGAGCCGGTCCGCCGCCACCGCCGGGGCCGACTCGATGCGTGAATTGGATCAGACGATCAACCAGATCAAACAGCAGGCCGACGCGACCGGCGAGATCATCACCCGCATCGAGTCGATCGCCCAGCAGACCAACCTGCTCGCGCTCAACGCGGCGGTCGAAGCGGCTCGCGCCGGCGAAGCGGGCAAGGGGTTTGCCGTCGTCGCCGAGGAAGTTCGATCCCTGGCAACGCAAGCCTCGGACGCCGCAAAGGAAACCGAGCAACTGCTTCTGCAAAGCAACGCCGCCGCCGATCAGGGTGTCGAACGCGCACGCCGCGCCGCCGAAGCCATCGGCGAAATCAACGCCGATGTCGAAACCCTCACGTCACTCCTCGGCGAAGTCGCCGACGCGACCACCGGCCAAGCCACAAGCGTGACGCAGACCAACACGGCGATCGAAGAGATGAACCAGGTGACCCAGCAAAACGCGGCCGTCGCCGAAGAGTCATCCACGGCCGCAAAGGAGTTGAGTCATCAAGCGGAGAAACTCGACACGGTCGTCGCCGAGCTGGCCACGATGGTCGGCACGGTCACGACACCATCGCCGACCCGGGCAGCGGCGTAG
- a CDS encoding glycosyltransferase family 4 protein: MRIVHIITRLIVGGAQENTLLSCEGQHAAGHDVTLITGPSVGPEGSLVERANAAGYEVVVEPTLVRALRPVTDWRAVGRLRSLIRERKPDVVHTHSSKAGILGRYAAHKENVPAIVHTIHGLAFTASTSKFVNTGYVHAERRAARWCHKIVCVADAMAKQSLARNIGQPDQYVTVHSGMDVEPFLDPPVPRADVRQQLGLADDHVAVGTIARLFDLKGHEDLIAHAPRLCEQFPNLRFVWIGDGSLRGSFERQIAGAELTDRFIFTGLVPPSEIPQLVNALDIVAHPSRREGLARALPQGALAGCPVVTYDIDGNAEALIEGETGWAVAPFDTSVFADRIVELAGDAPLRRRMGEAGRAFCRETFSTQAMVDGLEDVYRSLVPTPLPGSAMVS; this comes from the coding sequence ATGCGCATCGTCCACATCATCACGCGTTTGATCGTCGGCGGGGCGCAGGAAAACACGTTGCTTTCGTGCGAGGGTCAGCACGCGGCGGGGCATGACGTCACGCTGATCACCGGGCCGAGCGTCGGGCCGGAGGGATCGCTGGTCGAGCGGGCCAACGCGGCGGGGTACGAGGTCGTGGTCGAGCCGACGTTGGTGCGTGCGCTACGGCCGGTGACGGACTGGCGTGCGGTGGGGCGGCTGCGGTCGCTCATCCGCGAACGCAAACCCGACGTGGTGCACACGCATTCGAGCAAGGCCGGCATCCTCGGCCGTTATGCGGCCCACAAGGAGAACGTCCCCGCCATCGTTCACACGATCCACGGCCTGGCGTTCACGGCATCGACATCGAAGTTCGTGAACACCGGTTACGTCCACGCCGAGAGACGCGCCGCCCGCTGGTGCCACAAGATCGTCTGCGTCGCCGACGCGATGGCCAAACAGTCGCTGGCCCGCAACATCGGTCAGCCCGACCAATATGTCACCGTCCACAGCGGCATGGATGTCGAGCCGTTCCTCGACCCGCCGGTGCCGCGTGCCGACGTGCGGCAACAACTCGGCCTCGCCGATGATCACGTCGCGGTCGGCACCATCGCACGGTTGTTCGACCTCAAGGGCCACGAGGATCTCATCGCCCATGCACCGCGACTCTGCGAGCAGTTCCCGAACCTGCGATTCGTGTGGATCGGCGACGGCAGTCTGCGTGGCAGTTTCGAGCGGCAAATCGCTGGCGCGGAATTGACCGATCGGTTCATCTTCACCGGGCTCGTGCCGCCCAGCGAGATTCCGCAGTTGGTCAACGCGTTGGACATCGTCGCCCACCCGTCACGCCGCGAAGGCTTAGCACGGGCGTTGCCGCAGGGGGCGCTGGCGGGTTGTCCGGTGGTGACCTACGACATCGACGGCAACGCCGAGGCGTTGATCGAAGGCGAGACGGGCTGGGCGGTGGCACCGTTCGATACGTCGGTGTTCGCCGACCGAATCGTCGAACTGGCCGGCGACGCGCCATTGCGGCGCCGCATGGGCGAGGCCGGCCGGGCGTTTTGCCGGGAGACGTTCAGCACACAGGCCATGGTCGATGGGCTCGAGGACGTCTACCGGTCGCTCGTGCCTACGCCGCTGCCCGGGTCGGCGATGGTGTCGTGA
- a CDS encoding DUF1569 domain-containing protein, with translation MTADTAERRKLEFTSIEQIEADIDHLREAGYDQRGQWPLGKICAHLAMVPEKVMDGFGFFPTWPIRPILRRTWLPKWLSEGMPSGINGPKSFMPPDTCDDDEQVARLKQTHARWTTHTDKLHPSPLFGKLDKSTWNALHFVHCNHHLSFLVPRDSKAD, from the coding sequence ATGACCGCAGACACCGCCGAGCGTCGCAAACTCGAATTCACCAGCATCGAGCAGATCGAGGCCGATATCGATCACCTGCGCGAAGCGGGTTACGACCAACGCGGGCAATGGCCGCTCGGGAAGATCTGTGCGCACCTCGCGATGGTGCCGGAGAAAGTCATGGACGGGTTCGGCTTTTTCCCGACCTGGCCGATCCGGCCGATCCTGCGCCGGACCTGGCTTCCCAAGTGGCTCAGCGAGGGCATGCCCAGCGGCATCAACGGACCCAAATCCTTCATGCCGCCCGACACCTGCGACGACGACGAACAAGTCGCCCGGCTCAAGCAGACCCACGCCCGCTGGACCACCCACACCGACAAGCTCCACCCCAGCCCGCTCTTCGGCAAGCTCGACAAGTCGACGTGGAACGCGCTGCACTTCGTGCACTGCAACCATCACCTGAGCTTTCTGGTGCCGCGTGATTCGAAAGCCGATTGA
- a CDS encoding PadR family transcriptional regulator, whose amino-acid sequence MSTKDRILCALLASGEMFGREIRDAAQQVGGRIPLGTLYVTLDRLVEAGLVDFREGDPIPGKGGNRRKYFWLTGSGVAAATAIVEELRHWQGGGLGYA is encoded by the coding sequence ATGAGCACCAAAGACCGCATCCTGTGTGCGTTGCTTGCCAGCGGTGAAATGTTCGGGCGGGAAATTCGCGATGCTGCTCAGCAGGTGGGCGGGCGAATCCCACTTGGAACGCTTTATGTAACGCTCGACCGACTTGTTGAGGCCGGGCTCGTGGACTTTCGTGAGGGCGATCCGATCCCCGGAAAGGGCGGCAATCGACGAAAGTACTTTTGGTTGACCGGGTCGGGGGTGGCTGCCGCCACAGCAATCGTTGAGGAGCTTCGCCACTGGCAGGGAGGAGGACTGGGTTATGCGTAG
- a CDS encoding CHASE domain-containing protein: MPYLLGHSGQKSGPARLGADDVASRVIAARIVLGLGAIVSLVVLLAWPTGLAQVRSLVVGLPSMKANTALGLTLLCFAGLCATCLSHAGVHCRRTVAMALASGAVLLGTATLVEIIFAIDLGIDTLIANDAASTQAGLAAGRMSAATAWSLTLLGSGLVAGLLHWRRTAQAAIAIAGLSGLLATLAFFVNAARLWDKLLFSTMAVHTAMLVTAIAIGFQLVLRVNLVDSTPEYRDRVRGHVAKARPVYLAVLATLTLCLTATVMLTFQSTASIRRTAAADFDRLTERISRETQRRVNQPVYGLRGVRGLYAASRSVERHEFKTFVRTRDMAAEFPGALGIGFIIRVDREDLDAFVEAERADAAPTFEAHRGNLIEGDVLSPGHDDLYIIQHIYPLSANRAALGLDVGSERNRRTAAEEAVRTGRPTISGRITLVQAEKFRPGFLYYVPVFENGRTPATAEQRKAALIGLAYAPILLDDAMIGAIESIDHGLEVKIYDGAHLVDTALLYESNESSYAQRSAMFADHTPIMVGGRTWTVVTRSSPQFEAGIDYAAAVMTALVGVMLSVLAAATVWLLGIGRSRAVSMARAMTGDLATAKEKAEAANRAKSEFLANMSHEIRTPMTAILGFTDLLTDPNQTSTNRTDYVKTIRRNGEHLLGVINDILDLSKIEAGQLACEKIPCSPRQIVEEVASAIRPRALAKNVDFRLDYADDLPERIITDPTRLRQIIINLVGNAVKFTEAGHVKLAISRQIGAGNANLVRFEISDTGIGMSEDNLARLFRPFAQADGSTTRKFGGTGLGLVISERLAKLLGGSMSVESTEGAGSTFAFTVDAGNPNDAALAEADERTRTAKMQETLPAQLTGRVLLADDSVDNRRLVSALLASTGIELAAVENGRDAIDRIVEADRDGKAFDAVLMDMQMPVLDGYNATLELRSLGFEQLPILAFTANTMDGDRERCLDIGCSGFIGKPIRHADLIAELARHLGTPVPPKLHSELADDPLMAELIAQYVSELPEHVDQLLNGLDAGDLETVRVTLHQLKGSGGGYGFPQITEAAAHAEQCVINNAGDMAAAVHSVINIIESIEGYEAPQRRAA; this comes from the coding sequence ATGCCATATCTGCTCGGACATAGCGGACAGAAGTCCGGGCCGGCTCGGCTTGGTGCCGACGATGTCGCTTCGCGGGTGATCGCGGCGCGGATCGTGCTCGGGCTGGGGGCGATCGTGTCGCTGGTGGTGCTGCTCGCGTGGCCGACCGGACTGGCGCAGGTGCGCAGCCTCGTGGTCGGGCTGCCGAGCATGAAGGCGAACACGGCGTTGGGGTTGACGCTGCTGTGCTTCGCCGGGTTGTGCGCGACGTGTCTTTCGCATGCCGGCGTTCATTGCCGACGCACGGTCGCGATGGCTCTGGCATCAGGCGCGGTGCTGCTAGGGACGGCCACGCTCGTCGAGATCATCTTCGCGATCGACCTTGGCATCGACACGCTCATTGCTAACGACGCCGCATCGACGCAGGCGGGTCTCGCGGCCGGCCGAATGTCCGCGGCAACGGCTTGGTCACTCACCCTCCTGGGGAGCGGCCTGGTTGCGGGCCTTTTGCACTGGCGAAGAACGGCGCAAGCCGCAATCGCGATCGCGGGCCTCTCGGGTCTGCTGGCAACGCTCGCCTTCTTCGTCAACGCGGCACGGCTGTGGGACAAGCTGCTCTTCTCGACCATGGCGGTCCACACCGCGATGCTCGTGACAGCGATCGCGATCGGGTTCCAACTGGTGCTACGGGTCAACCTTGTCGACTCCACGCCCGAGTATCGCGACCGGGTCCGTGGCCACGTCGCCAAGGCACGCCCGGTGTACCTCGCGGTTCTTGCGACGCTCACGCTCTGCCTCACGGCAACGGTGATGCTCACGTTCCAATCGACCGCGAGCATCCGTCGCACCGCCGCCGCTGACTTCGACCGGCTCACCGAGCGCATCTCCCGCGAGACGCAACGGCGTGTGAACCAGCCGGTCTACGGTCTCCGCGGCGTGCGAGGACTCTACGCCGCGAGCCGGTCGGTCGAACGGCACGAGTTCAAGACGTTTGTCCGAACGCGTGACATGGCGGCGGAGTTTCCCGGGGCGCTGGGGATCGGGTTCATCATCCGTGTCGACCGTGAAGACCTCGATGCGTTTGTCGAAGCCGAGCGTGCGGACGCGGCACCAACTTTCGAAGCACACCGGGGCAATCTGATCGAAGGCGACGTGCTCAGCCCGGGGCACGACGACCTGTACATCATCCAGCACATCTATCCGCTCAGTGCCAATCGCGCGGCATTGGGATTGGACGTCGGGTCGGAACGGAACCGGCGCACGGCGGCGGAGGAGGCAGTCCGCACAGGTCGGCCCACGATTTCCGGTCGCATCACGCTCGTGCAGGCCGAGAAGTTTCGTCCCGGGTTTTTGTACTACGTCCCGGTGTTCGAGAACGGCCGCACCCCGGCGACGGCCGAACAACGCAAGGCCGCCCTGATCGGACTCGCCTACGCGCCGATCCTCCTTGACGACGCCATGATCGGCGCGATCGAGAGCATCGACCACGGCCTCGAAGTCAAGATCTACGACGGTGCCCATCTCGTCGACACGGCCCTGCTCTACGAATCGAACGAATCCAGTTACGCCCAGCGGTCGGCCATGTTCGCCGACCACACGCCGATCATGGTGGGTGGGCGCACGTGGACCGTGGTCACGCGCAGTTCGCCACAGTTCGAGGCGGGCATCGACTACGCGGCAGCGGTGATGACCGCGCTGGTGGGGGTGATGCTCAGCGTTCTGGCGGCCGCCACGGTTTGGCTTTTGGGCATTGGCCGATCGCGTGCGGTGTCGATGGCCAGGGCGATGACCGGCGACTTGGCAACGGCCAAGGAAAAGGCCGAAGCCGCCAACCGCGCCAAAAGTGAGTTCTTGGCCAACATGAGCCACGAGATCCGCACGCCGATGACCGCGATCCTCGGCTTTACCGACCTGCTGACCGATCCGAACCAAACGAGTACGAACCGCACCGATTACGTCAAAACGATCCGCCGCAACGGCGAGCACCTGCTCGGCGTGATCAACGACATCCTCGACCTCTCCAAGATCGAAGCCGGCCAACTCGCTTGCGAGAAGATCCCCTGTTCCCCACGGCAGATCGTCGAGGAAGTCGCGTCGGCGATCCGGCCGCGCGCCTTGGCGAAAAACGTCGATTTCCGGCTGGACTACGCCGACGACCTGCCGGAGCGGATCATCACCGACCCCACGCGGCTGCGGCAGATCATCATCAATCTCGTCGGCAATGCCGTGAAGTTCACCGAGGCCGGCCACGTCAAGCTCGCGATCAGCCGACAGATCGGTGCCGGCAACGCCAACCTGGTCCGCTTCGAGATCAGCGACACCGGCATCGGCATGAGCGAAGACAACCTCGCTCGGCTGTTCCGCCCCTTCGCCCAGGCCGACGGCTCGACAACCCGCAAGTTCGGCGGCACCGGGCTCGGCCTCGTCATCTCCGAACGGCTCGCCAAACTCCTCGGCGGTTCCATGAGCGTGGAGAGCACCGAGGGCGCAGGCAGCACGTTCGCGTTCACGGTCGACGCCGGAAACCCGAACGACGCGGCACTGGCCGAAGCCGACGAACGAACCCGTACCGCGAAGATGCAGGAGACGCTACCGGCGCAGCTCACCGGACGCGTGCTGCTCGCCGACGACAGCGTCGACAACCGTCGGCTCGTCTCGGCACTGTTGGCCAGCACGGGCATCGAGTTGGCTGCAGTCGAGAACGGTCGCGACGCGATCGACCGCATTGTCGAAGCCGACCGCGACGGCAAAGCCTTCGATGCGGTGCTCATGGATATGCAGATGCCCGTGCTCGACGGGTACAACGCCACGCTGGAGTTGCGTTCGCTGGGCTTCGAGCAACTGCCGATCCTCGCGTTCACCGCCAACACCATGGACGGGGACCGCGAGCGTTGTCTCGATATCGGCTGCAGCGGATTCATCGGCAAGCCGATCCGCCATGCCGACCTGATCGCTGAACTCGCCCGGCATCTCGGCACGCCCGTCCCCCCCAAACTCCACAGCGAACTCGCCGACGATCCGCTGATGGCCGAACTCATCGCCCAGTACGTCAGCGAACTTCCCGAGCACGTCGACCAGTTGCTCAACGGACTCGACGCTGGCGATCTGGAAACCGTCCGTGTTACCTTGCACCAGCTCAAGGGATCGGGCGGCGGCTATGGCTTCCCCCAAATCACCGAAGCGGCCGCCCACGCTGAGCAATGCGTCATCAACAACGCCGGCGACATGGCCGCTGCGGTACACAGCGTCATCAACATCATCGAAAGCATCGAAGGCTACGAAGCGCCGCAACGACGCGCCGCCTGA